The window CGGCGTGGGAGACGGTGGGCGCGGAGATCGTCGCCGACGTCGAGCCTTACGAGAACATGAAGCTGCGGCTGCTCAACGGCAGCCATTCGATCATGGCCTACCTCGGCTACCTCATGGGCTACGAGACCATCGCGGAGGCGGCCTCCGACGCGGCCCTCGCGGCCCTCGTCGGCGCCTACATGGACCGGGAGGCGACGCCCACGATCGCCGTGCCTGCGGAGGCGGACGTCGAAGCCTACAAGCGCGCGCTGTTCGAGCGCTGGCGCAATCCGGCGCTCCGCCACCGCACCTGGCAGGTGGCCATGGACGGCTCGCAGAAGCTGCCGCAGCGGCTCGTCGCCGTGGCGCGCGAGCGTCTCGCCGTGGGCGCTCCGATCGGCGCCTCGGCCCTCGGGCTCGCCGGCTGGATGCGCTACGCGACCGGCGTCGACGAACAGGGCGAGCCGATCGACGTGCAGGACCCGCTTGGGCCCCGGCTGCGCGCCATCGCCGAGGCCGCGGGGCCGGTCGCGGAACGGCTCGCCCCCGCGATGATCGGCGTGCGCGAGGTGTTCGGCGACGACCTGCCCCGCGATCCGCGCTTCGTCGAGGGCGTCACCCGCGCCTTGGCCCGGCTCTACGACCGCGGCGCCGCCGCGACCGTCGCGGCTTACGGAGGCGCCTGACCTTCCAGCTTCGCTTCCAGCGTCAACGAACGCGACAGAACAAATAAGAACATCCGAGGGAACGCCAATGATGAAACGCACGCTCGCCGCGCTCGGCGCGGCCTTCGCCGTGATTTCGGCCGCGCCGGCCACGGCCCAGACCGCGCTGAAATGGGCGCATGTCTACGAAGCCTCGGAGCCGTTCCAGACCGAGTCGGTCTGGGCGGCGGAGGAAATCAAGAAGCGCACCAACGGGCGCTACACCATCACGGTCTATCCGGCTTCTCAGCTCGGCAAGGAAGCCGACATCAACCAGGGCCTCACGCTCGGCACGGTCGACATCATCATCTCCGGCTCGAGCTTTGCCGCCAAGGAGTACAAGCCGATCGGGGTGACCTACTACCCCTACATCTTCCGCGATCCGGCCCATCTCATCGCCTACACGAAGAGCGACGTCTTCCGGAAGCTCGCCGCGGGCTACGAGGAAGCGACCGGCCACCACATCCTGGCCGCCACCTACTACGGCACCCGCCAGACGACGACCTCGAGCCGGGTGGTCAAGACCTGCGCGGACCTCAAAGGCCTGAAGATCCGCGTGCCGGACGCGCCGGCCTACCTCGCCATGCCGCGGGCTTGCGGCGCCAACACCGCGCCGATCGCCTTCGCCGAGGTCTATCTCGCGCTGCAGAACGGCACGGTCGAGGCGCAGGAGAACCCGCTGACCGCGATCGACGCCAAGAAGTTCTATGAGGTCCAGAAGAACGTCATCCTGACCGGCCACATCACCGACCACCTCAACATCATCATCTCCCAGAGCCGCTGGGCGTCGCTCTCGGACGAAGACAAGAAGATCTTCACGGAAGTGACGCAGCAGGCGGCGGAGCGGGCGACCAAGATCGTCGAGGAGCGCGAGGCCAAGCTGCTGACCGCCTTTAAGGAGCGCGGCCTCAACATCATCGAGGTCGACAAGAAGGACTTCGAGAAGACGGTGCTCGAGAAGGCGCCGGTCGAGATGTACGGCTACCGGAAGGAAGATTACGACGCGATCCGCGCGGTGAAGTGAGGGCCGAGCAAGCGCGAGACGTCATCCCGGCCGAAGCGCGAGCGGAGAGCCGGGATCGTCCTCCGATAAGGCGCCCCTCCTGACGACGATCCCGGCTCTTTGCGGCTGCGCCGCCAAGGCCGGGATGACGTCCCCTCCCTCCCGGATCCCGCCCATGTCAGCCGATCTCGCCCAGCCCCACACGCCCGTTACGGCGGAAGAGCTCGCCCACGCCTTCGAGGACCAGCCGGTCGTCGTCGACCTCTCGAAATACGCCTTCGAGGACTGGCTGACGCTGGCCCTGTTCGTCGGCATGGCGGGCTGCGTCGTGCTGCAGTTCGTCACCCGTTACGTGCTGAACGACAGCCTCGCCTGGACCGAGGAGATCGCGATCAACGCGCTCGTCCTCGTCGTCTTCCTCGGCTCGGTAATGTGCGTGCGCATGTCCCGGCACATCCAGGTCGACGTGCTCTACCACTACGTCGGCGCGACGGCCGGCCGGGTGATGGCGACCGGCGTCGACCTCGTCCGGATCGGCTTCTTCGCCTACGGGACCTACCTGATGTTCCGCTACGCCCGGCTCGTGTCGCGCGAGCGGATGACCACGATCGACCTGCCGCGCAGCGTGGTCTTCTACCTGATCCTCGCAGCTTTCGCGCTGATGCTCGCCCGCGCGATCCAGGTCGCGATCGCCAACTGGCGCCGCGGCTATTCCGTGCTCGAGCGCCCCGGCGCCTTCGACGGCTTCGGAGACTGACCGATGCTCCTTCTCCTCGGCTGTTTCCTCGTGCTGATGGTCGTCGGCGTCCCCGTCGCGATCGCCATGGCGGTCTCGTCGGTGCTCTACATCGTCACCTACGGCGCCGCGCCCGACATCATCGTCGCCCAGCGCATGATCGCGGGCGTCGAGAGCTTCCCGCTGCTCGCGGTGCCGTTCTTCATCCTCGCCGGCAACCTGATGAACATCGCCGGCGTCACCGGACGCATCTACTCCTTCGCCGTCGCGCTGGTCGGCTGGATGAAGGGCGGGCTGGCGCAGGTGAACATCATCGGCTCGGTGATCTTCTCCGGCATGTCCGGCACGGCGCTCGCCGACGCCGCCGGCATCGGCACGATCGAGATCAAGGCGATGAAGGACCACGGCTATCCGACCGAGGTCGCGGTCGGCGTCACCGCCGCCTCCGCCACGCTGGGGCCGATTTTCCCGCCGTCGCTGCCCTTCGTGATCTACGGCATGATGGCGAACGTCTCGATCGGCGCGCTGTTCATGGCCGGCATCCTGCCGGGCATCGTCATGACGCTGCTGATGATGATCACCGTCGCCGTCTTCGCCTACAAGTACGGCTGGGGCTCCGACACGCCGTTCGCGATCAGGAAGCTGTTCTCGGCCACGGTCGAGATCGTCGTGGTGTTCTCGTTCCCGCTCGCGATCTACCTCATGACGCTCGCAGGCGTGTCGCTCAACGTCGCGGTGCTGGTCGCGCTGGCGGCGCTGCTCGCGCTCGACTGGTGGTTCGACTTCGAGGCGGTGATGGCGCTGATGACGCCGGTCATCCTGATCGGCGGCATGACGCTCGGCTGGTTCACGCCGACCGAGGCCGCGGTCGCGGCGGTGATCTGGTCGCTGTTCCTCGGCCTCGTGCGCTACCGCACCATGACCTTCAGGACGCTGGCGAAGGCCGGCTTCGACACGATCGAGACCACGGCCTCGGTGCTGTTCATTGTAACCGCCGCCTCGGTGTTCGCGTGGCTGCTGACGGTGAGCCAGGCCGCGGCCCTGCTCTCGGAGGCGTTCCTGTCGATCACCGAGAACAAGTGGGTGTTCCTGATCCTGGTGAACCTGCTTGTGCTGTTCGTCGGCTGTTTCCTCGACACGATCGCGGCGATCACCATCCTTGTGCCGATCCTGCTGCCGATCGTGCTGAAGCTCGGGATCGACCCCGTGCACTTCGGACTGATCATTACCCTCAACCTGATGATCGGCCTGCTGCACCCGCCGCTCGGCATGGTGCTGTTCGTCCTGTCGCGGGTGGCCAAGCTCTCGGTGGAGCGCACCACCATGGCGATCCTGCCGTGGCTGATCCCGCTGTTCGTCGCGCTGCTCGCGATCACCTTCATCCCCGAGCTCAGCCTCTGGCTGCCTCGGCATATGGGACTGCTGAAATGACCGCCGCCACAGCGCTCGCCGCCACCCTCTACGCCCCCGAAGACCTCCGCATGGTCGACCGGCCGCTGGGGCACCTCGAGCCCGGCATGGTCCGCATCCGCTTCGGCGCCGGCGGCATCTGCGGCTCCGACATGCATTACTTCCGCCACGCCCGGACCGGCGACTTCGTCGTCACGTCGCCGCTCGTGCTGGGGCACGAGGTCGCCGGCGAGGTGGTGAAGATCGCGGGCGACGCGGCGGGGCTCGCGGTCGGCGACCACGTGGCGGTCAACCCGTCGCGCTGGTGCGGATCCTGCGTCCGTTGCCGGGAGGGCCGGCCAAACCTCTGCGAGAACATCTACTTCATGGGCTCGGCCTCCAAGACCCCGCACATGCAGGGCGGCTTCGCGAGCCTGTTCGACGCGACCCCAGCGCAATGCGTGAAGGTGCCTGCGGACCTGCCCTTCGCGGCCGCGGCGCTCGCCGAACCGCTGGCCGTGTGCCTGCACGCTGTCCGCCGCGCAGGCGAGGTCGCGGGACGGAGCGTGGTGATCTTCGGAGCGGGACCGATCGGCCTGCTGACCCTGCTGGCGGCGAAGCGCGCAGGCGCCGCTGAGGTCGCCATGGTCGACATGGCCGCGGCCCCCCTCGCCTTCGCCACCCGGCTCGGCGCCGACCACGCGATCGATCTGTCGCAAGGCGAGGCCGCGCTCGACCAGTTGGCGCAGGACAAGGCCTTCGACGTCGCGATCGAGGCCTCCGGCACGGCGGCGGGCCTTGCCTCCGCCATCAAGGCGGTGCGGCGCGGCGCGACGATCGTCCAGCTCGGCAACCTGCCGGGAGGCAAGATCGAAATTCCAGCGAACGCCATCATGGCGAAGGAGCTCGACCTGCGGGGCACGTTCCGCTTCGACGCCGAGTTCGCGGAGGCGGTCGACCTCATCGTCGCCGGCGAGGTCGACGTCATGGCGCTGGTGACCGCCGAGCGCCCGCTCTCCGAGGCTCCCCAGGCGTTCCGCCTCGCGCTTGATCGCTCGCAGAGCGTCAAGGTCGTGCTGACGGCGGACTGACGCGATGCGGGAATCCTGGCGCTGGTTCGGACCGGACGACCCGGTCAGCCTGGACGACGTCCGCCAGGCGGGCGCGCGCGAGGTCGTCACCGCGCTCCATCAGGTTCCGATCGGCGAGGCCTGGACCGTGGCCGAGGTCGAGGAGCGCAAGCGGATCATCGAGAGCGGACCGCGGTCGCGGCTCGACTGGACGGTCGTGGAGTCGATCCCGATCCCCGACGACGTCAAGCGCACGGGGGCCGCCGCGAGGCGCTCGATTGCGGCGTGGATCGCGAGCCTGGAGGCGCTCGCCGCCTGCGGCGTAAGGATCGTCTGCTACAACTTCATGCCCGTCGTGGACTGGTGCCGCACCGATCTTGAATGGGAGCTCGCGAACGGCGCCCGCGCGATGCGGTTCGACCTCCCCCGGTTCGCCACCTTCGAGTTGCACATTCTCAAACGCCCGGGGGCCGAGCGCGACTTCGACCCGGCGACGCGGGCGCGGGCGAAAGCCGTGTTCGAGGCGATGACCGAGGACGACGTCGCGGACCTCGTCACCAACATCGCGAGCGCCCTGCCAGGGTCCACCACCGAGCCGCTGACCATCCCCGCCTTCCGGGAAAAGCTCGCGGCTTACGGCCGCGTCGACGCCGCGGTTCTGCGCCGGCATCTGGTCGAGTTCCTGGAGGCGGTCACCCCGCGCGCCGAGGAGTTGGGGATCACGTTGACGCTGCACCCCGACGACCCGCCGCGCCCGCTGTTCGGCCTGCCGAGAGTCGCCTCCTCCGGCGACGATTACGCCGCGCTGTTCGACGCCGTCCCTTCGCCAGCGAACGGCATGTGCTACTGCACGGGGTCGCTGGGCGCCGGCCCTGCGAACGACCTTCCCTCGATCGCCCGCCGCTTCGGCCCCCGCATCGCCTTCGCCCACCTGCGCGCGACGCGGCGCGAGGCCGACGGCTCGTTCTTCGAGGCCGACCATCTCGACGGCGACGTGGACATGGTCGCGGTGCTGAAAGCGCTGCTCGCCGAGGACCGCGTCCGAGCGTCGGACCGGAAGATCGTGTTCCGCTCCGACCACGGCCACCGGATGCTGGACGATCTCGGCCCGACCAAGCGCACCAATCCGGGCTACACCGCGATCGGCCGCCTGCGGGGCCTCGCCGAGCTTCGCGGCGCCATCCGCGCGCTCGAGGCGGGTTGACGCGTCAGCCGCTCAGGACGCGAGCGGCTCCTCAGCGGGTGCGGCAGGGGCGCGCTCGGGCAGAGCGTCCTGCACGCGCACCCAGGTGCGGTCGATGTGGCGACCGATGACCTCCGCCAGCGCGTCGCCGTCGTGGGCTTCGAGCGCGACGATCATCTCTTCGTGCTCGGCGACCGCCGCCGCCCACTTGTCCTCGCTGCCGTTGCCGACGAACCGAATGCGCTTCATGCGCGCCTGGATCGACTCGTGCGCCCAGAGCAGCGTGGCGTTGCCGGAGATGCGGGCGAAGCCGGAATGGATGTCCTGGTTGAGCTTGAAATAGTTCAGCCGGCTCCGGACCGCGTAGAGCTCCATCATCCGGTCGTGAACAGCCCTGAGGGAGGCGATGTCGGCCTCGCTCGCGCGGGCGCAGGCGAGACGTCCGGCCTCCTGCTCGATGATCTTCAGCGCTTCGAGCATGTCGAAGACGTCGTGACGGGTGAAGGCGCGCACCACCGCGCCGCGGCCCGGCACGTTCTCGATCAGCCCTTCGGCCGCGAGGGTCTTCAGCGCCTCGCGCATGGGGGTCCGCGACACGCCGAGACGGCGGCCGACGTCGCCCTCGTTCACCCGATCCCCAGGCGCCAGCCGGCCGTCGATGATCATGTCGCGCAGCCGGGCGACGGTCTCGTCGTGCAACGACCGTCGCAGGATCGGCGTCTCCGCGACGCGTCCGTCGAAGGATGTGAGATCGGTCAACGATGTGGCCCTCTGCGTCGCCTGCCCGGCGAGTGGCTGTCCCGGCTAGACCGCGGTTCGCAGCATGGCCAAGCAGGCCTCGAAGGTCAATTCCGCGTCATGCAACATGCTGTATGCAGCATACTTGATCTTGGACGGCGCCGGCGTTACCGTTCGCTCAACAACGAAGAACGGATAGGGAGCGACAGTGACCACCTCCATGCAGACCTCACAGAAGCCCTTGATCGCGCTTGCCATGGGCGATCCCGCCGGCATTTCGCCGGAGCTCGCCGCCAAGGCGCTCGCCCTCCCCGAGGTGCGGGACGCCGCCGATTTCATCGTGTTCGGCGACCTGCGCGTGCTGCAGGACGGCGCTGAGACCGCCGGCGTGACGCTCGACCTCGACGTCGTCGACGCCCCGCGTCAGCCTCAGGACAAGCCGGTGTTCGTTGACCTCAAGAACCTGGACCCGGCGAGCGTCGCTCGGGGCACGGTCTCGCTCGCCGGCGGCGAATTCGCCTCCCAGAACTACCGCGCGGCGCTCAAGCTCGCCCGCGAAGGCGTGGCGGACGCTGTCGCCTTCACCCCGTTCAACAAGCAGGCGATGCGACTCGCGAACCCGGGCTACGACGACGAGATCAAATTCTCGGCGACCGAACTCGGCGTCGACGTGGTGGCGAGCGAGTTCAACGTCCTGCCCGAATTCTGGAACGCGCGCGTCACCAGCCACGTGCCGCTGTCCGGCGTCTCCGAGCGCATCACGAAAGAGGCGGTGCTGAAGGGCCTAACCCTGACCGACGCCTCGCTGAAGGCCTCGGGGATCGCTCGTCCGCGGATCGCGGTCGCAGGCCTCAACCCGCATGCGGGCGACGGCGGCAACTTCGGCTCCGAAGAGATCGAGCAGATCGAGCCGGCGGTGCGCGAAGGCAAGGCGCGGGGCATCGCCTGCGAGGGCCCCTACCCCTCCGACACGGTGTTCGTGCGCGCGGTGGCCGGCCACTTCGACGCGGTCCTGACGATGTACCACGACCAGGGCCAGATCGCGATGAAGCTCATCGGCTTCGACAAAGGCGTGACCCTGCTCGGCGGCTTCCCCGTGCCGATCTGCACCCCGGCCCACGGCACGGCCTACGAAATCGCGGGCCAAGGGGTCGCCAACGTCGGCGCGACCCGCGAGGCGCTGCTGCTCGCCGCCCGCATGGGCGCGACGCGCAAGGCCGCGAAGGCGCAGCGCGCGGCGTGACGGACGGCAAGCGCGTCATCCCGGCCGAAGCGTAGCGGAGAGCCGGGATCGTCCTCCGGACGAGGCGCCGTCGGGGTATCCGCGGATGACGATCCCGGATCGGCGGCTTCGCCGCCGTCCGGGATGACGTTGTGAGACGAAGCGGAGAGCCGCCGCGAGACGCGGCCCCGTTCCTGAGGAAACGGCTCGAGGAGGGGCGTCCATGTCCGCCGCCGAAGACCGCACGATCGTGTCGCGTTTCACCATGGAAGTGGCGACGGCGCTCGGCGTCGCCGCCATCGGCGCCCTGGTGATCTACGGCGCGAACGAGCACTCCATCGGCTGGGGCGACGCCGGCCCCGAGCCCGGCTACGTGCCGTTCTGGCTCGGCCTCATCATCGTGGCCGCGAGCCTCGCCGTGCTGGTCCAGACGCTGGTCCAGCGCGTCGGCGCCGGCGACAGCTTCATGACGCGCGAGCAAGGCAAGCGGATCGCCGCCTTCGCCATTCCGGTCGCGCTGTTCGTGCCCGTCACCCTGTTTCTCGGGCTCTACGTCGCGACCGCGATCTACCTGCTGGCGACCACGACGCTGCAGGGCCGCTTCCCGCTCGTGAAGGCCATCCCAATCGCGATCGGCGCGCCGGTCGTGATGTTCGTCCTGTTCGAACGCTGGTTCCAGACCCCCCTGCTGAAGGGTCCGCTCGAAGCGGCCCTCGGCCTGTACTGAGGAGCGGCGGCCATGTTCGACAACGTTCCGCTGCTGCTCCACGGCTTCGAGATCGCGCTCTCCTGGCATCACGTCGCCCTGATGATCGGCGGCGTGCTGCTCGGCATCCTGGTCGGCGTTCTCCCCGGCCTCGGGGCGCCGAACGGCGTGACGCTGCTGCTGCCGCTGACCTTCTCGATGGACCCGGTCTCGGCCATCATCCTGCTGACCTCGATGTACTGGGGCGCGCTGTTCGGCGGCTCCACCACCTCGATCCTGTTCAACATTCCAGGCGAGCCCTCCTCCGTCGCCACCACCTTCGACGGCCATCCCATGGCCAAGAACGGCCAGGCGACCGAGGCGCTCACCTACGCGTTCATGTCCGCCGGCTTCGGCGCTATGGTCGGCGTCATCGTCATTACGCTGCTGTCGAGCGCCGTCGCGGACTTCGCGCTCAAGTTCTCGTCGCCGGAGTTCTTCGCGGTCTATCTGCTCGCCTTCGCGAGCTTCGTCGGCCTCGGCGGCGGCAACCCGTTCAAGACGATCGTGTCGCTGACCCTCGGCCTCGCCTTCGCGACCGTCGGGCAGGACACGATCTCGGGCTCGCTCCGCCTCACCTTTGGGTTCGACGAGCTGCTCCGCGGCATCTCCTTCCTGGTCGCCGTGATCGGCCTGTTTGGCCTCGGCGAGCTGGTGCTGACCATGGAGGAAGGGCTGCGCTTCAACGCCGTCGCCTCCCGCATCTCGCCGAAGAAGGTGTTCCAGACGATCGCCAAGATGCCACGCTACTGGTTCGCTCTGCTACGCGGCAGCCTGATCGGCGTGTGGATGGGCGTGACCCCCGGCGGACCGACCGCGGCCTCGTTCATGAGCTACGGCGTCGCCCGCCGCTTCTCCCGGCGCTCGGCCAACTTCGGCAAGGGCGAGCCGGAGGGCGTGGTGGCGCCCGAGACCGCCGACCACGCCGCCGGCTCCTCCGCCATGCTGCCCATGCTCGCGCTCGGCATCCCCGGCTCCGCGACGGCGGCCGTCATGCTTGGCGGCCTTATGATCTGGGGCCTGACGCCCGGCCCGACCCTGTTCGTGGAGCGTCCGGACTTCGTGTGGGGCCTGATCGCCAGCATGTACCTCGGCAACGTCGTCGCGGTGGTGCTGGTGCTCGCCACCGTGCCGCTGTTCGCCGCGATCCTGCGCATCCCCTTCGCGGTGGTTGCGCCGCTGATCGTCTCCGTGTGCTTCATCGGCGTCTGGACGGTCGCCTCCGCGGAGTTCGACCTCTGGCTCGTGCTGGCCTTCGGCGTGATCGGCTACCTCTTCAAGAAGCTCGAATACCCGATCGCCCCGCTCGTGCTCGCGATGGTGCTCGGCGACAAGGCCGAGGACGCCTTCCGGCAATCGATGCTGATGTCGGGCGGCTCGCTGGGGGTGTTCTTCTCGAACCCGCTCGTCGGCACGCTCACCGCCATCGCCCTCATCCTGCTCGCCTGGCCGATCGTCGCGATGTTCCTCGGCCGTCGCCGCGCCAGCGTCGCGGCCGTCGCAGCCGCCCACGCCGAACGGAGCCCGTCATGACCGACGCCAAACCCGCCGTCGCGTTCCTCGGCATTGGCTTGATGGGGCGCCATCAGGCCGCGAACCTTCTGAAGGCCGGCTACGACGTGACGGCGTGGAACCGCTCCCGCGCCAAGGCCGAGGCGCTCGAAGTCTTGGGCGCGCGCGTCGCCGACAGCCCGGCTGAGGCGGTCGCCGACGCCGACGTCGTGGTGGCCATGCTGGAAAACGGCCCGATCGTCGCCGAAGTGCTGTTCGGCTCCGGCGCGGACGCTGCGCTGAAGTCCGGCGCGGTCGTGGTCGACATGAGCTCGATCAAGCCCGCGGAAGCGCAGGACCATGCGGCCCGGCTCGCCCGGCGCGGCGTGGCGCATGTGGACGCGCCGGTCTCGGGCGGCACCGTCGGCGCCGAAGCCGGCACGCTCGCCATCA is drawn from Methylopila sp. 73B and contains these coding sequences:
- a CDS encoding GntR family transcriptional regulator: MTDLTSFDGRVAETPILRRSLHDETVARLRDMIIDGRLAPGDRVNEGDVGRRLGVSRTPMREALKTLAAEGLIENVPGRGAVVRAFTRHDVFDMLEALKIIEQEAGRLACARASEADIASLRAVHDRMMELYAVRSRLNYFKLNQDIHSGFARISGNATLLWAHESIQARMKRIRFVGNGSEDKWAAAVAEHEEMIVALEAHDGDALAEVIGRHIDRTWVRVQDALPERAPAAPAEEPLAS
- a CDS encoding tripartite tricarboxylate transporter permease, with translation MFDNVPLLLHGFEIALSWHHVALMIGGVLLGILVGVLPGLGAPNGVTLLLPLTFSMDPVSAIILLTSMYWGALFGGSTTSILFNIPGEPSSVATTFDGHPMAKNGQATEALTYAFMSAGFGAMVGVIVITLLSSAVADFALKFSSPEFFAVYLLAFASFVGLGGGNPFKTIVSLTLGLAFATVGQDTISGSLRLTFGFDELLRGISFLVAVIGLFGLGELVLTMEEGLRFNAVASRISPKKVFQTIAKMPRYWFALLRGSLIGVWMGVTPGGPTAASFMSYGVARRFSRRSANFGKGEPEGVVAPETADHAAGSSAMLPMLALGIPGSATAAVMLGGLMIWGLTPGPTLFVERPDFVWGLIASMYLGNVVAVVLVLATVPLFAAILRIPFAVVAPLIVSVCFIGVWTVASAEFDLWLVLAFGVIGYLFKKLEYPIAPLVLAMVLGDKAEDAFRQSMLMSGGSLGVFFSNPLVGTLTAIALILLAWPIVAMFLGRRRASVAAVAAAHAERSPS
- a CDS encoding L-idonate 5-dehydrogenase produces the protein MTAATALAATLYAPEDLRMVDRPLGHLEPGMVRIRFGAGGICGSDMHYFRHARTGDFVVTSPLVLGHEVAGEVVKIAGDAAGLAVGDHVAVNPSRWCGSCVRCREGRPNLCENIYFMGSASKTPHMQGGFASLFDATPAQCVKVPADLPFAAAALAEPLAVCLHAVRRAGEVAGRSVVIFGAGPIGLLTLLAAKRAGAAEVAMVDMAAAPLAFATRLGADHAIDLSQGEAALDQLAQDKAFDVAIEASGTAAGLASAIKAVRRGATIVQLGNLPGGKIEIPANAIMAKELDLRGTFRFDAEFAEAVDLIVAGEVDVMALVTAERPLSEAPQAFRLALDRSQSVKVVLTAD
- a CDS encoding TRAP transporter large permease yields the protein MLLLLGCFLVLMVVGVPVAIAMAVSSVLYIVTYGAAPDIIVAQRMIAGVESFPLLAVPFFILAGNLMNIAGVTGRIYSFAVALVGWMKGGLAQVNIIGSVIFSGMSGTALADAAGIGTIEIKAMKDHGYPTEVAVGVTAASATLGPIFPPSLPFVIYGMMANVSIGALFMAGILPGIVMTLLMMITVAVFAYKYGWGSDTPFAIRKLFSATVEIVVVFSFPLAIYLMTLAGVSLNVAVLVALAALLALDWWFDFEAVMALMTPVILIGGMTLGWFTPTEAAVAAVIWSLFLGLVRYRTMTFRTLAKAGFDTIETTASVLFIVTAASVFAWLLTVSQAAALLSEAFLSITENKWVFLILVNLLVLFVGCFLDTIAAITILVPILLPIVLKLGIDPVHFGLIITLNLMIGLLHPPLGMVLFVLSRVAKLSVERTTMAILPWLIPLFVALLAITFIPELSLWLPRHMGLLK
- a CDS encoding TRAP transporter small permease translates to MSADLAQPHTPVTAEELAHAFEDQPVVVDLSKYAFEDWLTLALFVGMAGCVVLQFVTRYVLNDSLAWTEEIAINALVLVVFLGSVMCVRMSRHIQVDVLYHYVGATAGRVMATGVDLVRIGFFAYGTYLMFRYARLVSRERMTTIDLPRSVVFYLILAAFALMLARAIQVAIANWRRGYSVLERPGAFDGFGD
- a CDS encoding 4-hydroxythreonine-4-phosphate dehydrogenase PdxA; the encoded protein is MQTSQKPLIALAMGDPAGISPELAAKALALPEVRDAADFIVFGDLRVLQDGAETAGVTLDLDVVDAPRQPQDKPVFVDLKNLDPASVARGTVSLAGGEFASQNYRAALKLAREGVADAVAFTPFNKQAMRLANPGYDDEIKFSATELGVDVVASEFNVLPEFWNARVTSHVPLSGVSERITKEAVLKGLTLTDASLKASGIARPRIAVAGLNPHAGDGGNFGSEEIEQIEPAVREGKARGIACEGPYPSDTVFVRAVAGHFDAVLTMYHDQGQIAMKLIGFDKGVTLLGGFPVPICTPAHGTAYEIAGQGVANVGATREALLLAARMGATRKAAKAQRAA
- a CDS encoding NAD(P)-dependent oxidoreductase, producing MADRRDVPRPSPRQRRGRRSRPRRTEPVMTDAKPAVAFLGIGLMGRHQAANLLKAGYDVTAWNRSRAKAEALEVLGARVADSPAEAVADADVVVAMLENGPIVAEVLFGSGADAALKSGAVVVDMSSIKPAEAQDHAARLARRGVAHVDAPVSGGTVGAEAGTLAIMAGGEPEAFARVETLLKAMGRPVHVGPSGAGQLAKLANQIIVGVAIGAVGEALMLAAKGGADPAKVREALRGGFAESRVLELHGQRMVERDFVTKGRSVTHLKDIDNALSAAEGLGLDLPFSGLLADLFRGLLANAGDLDHSGLLVELERRNGLDGADDRAA
- a CDS encoding tripartite tricarboxylate transporter TctB family protein; this encodes MSAAEDRTIVSRFTMEVATALGVAAIGALVIYGANEHSIGWGDAGPEPGYVPFWLGLIIVAASLAVLVQTLVQRVGAGDSFMTREQGKRIAAFAIPVALFVPVTLFLGLYVATAIYLLATTTLQGRFPLVKAIPIAIGAPVVMFVLFERWFQTPLLKGPLEAALGLY
- the uxuA gene encoding mannonate dehydratase; the protein is MRESWRWFGPDDPVSLDDVRQAGAREVVTALHQVPIGEAWTVAEVEERKRIIESGPRSRLDWTVVESIPIPDDVKRTGAAARRSIAAWIASLEALAACGVRIVCYNFMPVVDWCRTDLEWELANGARAMRFDLPRFATFELHILKRPGAERDFDPATRARAKAVFEAMTEDDVADLVTNIASALPGSTTEPLTIPAFREKLAAYGRVDAAVLRRHLVEFLEAVTPRAEELGITLTLHPDDPPRPLFGLPRVASSGDDYAALFDAVPSPANGMCYCTGSLGAGPANDLPSIARRFGPRIAFAHLRATRREADGSFFEADHLDGDVDMVAVLKALLAEDRVRASDRKIVFRSDHGHRMLDDLGPTKRTNPGYTAIGRLRGLAELRGAIRALEAG
- a CDS encoding sialic acid TRAP transporter substrate-binding protein SiaP translates to MMKRTLAALGAAFAVISAAPATAQTALKWAHVYEASEPFQTESVWAAEEIKKRTNGRYTITVYPASQLGKEADINQGLTLGTVDIIISGSSFAAKEYKPIGVTYYPYIFRDPAHLIAYTKSDVFRKLAAGYEEATGHHILAATYYGTRQTTTSSRVVKTCADLKGLKIRVPDAPAYLAMPRACGANTAPIAFAEVYLALQNGTVEAQENPLTAIDAKKFYEVQKNVILTGHITDHLNIIISQSRWASLSDEDKKIFTEVTQQAAERATKIVEEREAKLLTAFKERGLNIIEVDKKDFEKTVLEKAPVEMYGYRKEDYDAIRAVK